A portion of the Candidatus Zixiibacteriota bacterium genome contains these proteins:
- a CDS encoding DinB family protein, whose product MFHTIEEFTSVWKSHTDGTRRVLNAITDQALAKEVTPEHRNVARLAWHLVTTIPEMAERTGLQLDGPKADSPLPKTVREIREGYDRVASSLQAQVEKNWDDADLQTEDNMYGQMWKKNFSLKVIIDHEIHHRGQLTVLMRQAGLKVPGIFGPSKEEWAEYGMKAPEI is encoded by the coding sequence ATGTTTCATACGATTGAGGAATTTACATCAGTTTGGAAGAGCCATACCGACGGAACCAGGCGCGTTTTAAACGCCATTACCGATCAGGCGCTTGCCAAAGAAGTGACCCCTGAGCACCGCAATGTAGCCCGGCTGGCCTGGCATCTGGTCACCACTATTCCGGAGATGGCGGAACGGACCGGTTTGCAACTCGATGGACCCAAAGCCGATTCGCCGCTACCCAAAACCGTCAGGGAAATTCGGGAGGGTTATGATCGGGTAGCCTCCTCACTTCAGGCGCAGGTGGAAAAGAATTGGGATGACGCCGACTTGCAGACTGAGGATAATATGTATGGCCAGATGTGGAAGAAGAATTTTTCGCTGAAAGTAATTATCGATCACGAAATCCATCACCGGGGTCAATTGACCGTTTTGATGCGCCAAGCCGGCCTTAAAGTTCCGGGTATTTTCGGACCATCCAAGGAGGAGTGGGCGGAATATGGGATGAAAGCGCCCGAAATTTAG
- a CDS encoding SLBB domain-containing protein: MMKKFLILLLLIIILVAVSWFRPAFCESLDNKNLQSYLLQKNNQTDTGYVTQNLYGIPPENAIPIDSSIDSLTSGHKEKITRLEPFGYSLFASPAELLPPSELAAATDYILGPGDNLIIYIWGRVETEYNLTIDRQGKLFIPKAGEIIAWGMSLEDFQTRVRQKLEGVYTDFKVSVSLGKIRSIRVYLTGEVKKPGAYTVSSLTTLFNALYLAGGPNQRGSMREIKLIRNNRVETSADLYQFLLKGDSRSDIRLSSGDAVFIPVSGPRVTIKGEIKRPAIYELKGSETIGELMELAGGPTAEAYLDRLMLVRISPDDERHVIDLNLNDAIGEVDDIELIDGDDLTIFSIYDMKRNVVAVAGMVKHPGQFERTDSTTLRSLLDQAELLPSDVYFDRANLFRRYADRRVEIIPIDLKEVIDGSMDYPLCDLDSLHIYSIDEVKRKEYVSIEGEVKKPGQYPLYDNMTVEDLIFMAGSLNKNANQINIELARTDSLGGVSAIKIDLTDPGMHHYRLCEDDRLFVRKIPEWSHQLTATIDGEVMYPGQYALLSKNETLYDLIQRAGGFTENAFPKGTIFTRNTISRDLERQKLPEIIAHTHPLREDSTGNIQRVELGVFHPNDVNRIIIDINQIMNSNGKQGNLVLQNEDYVYVPDIPTGVSVMGAVGANGTIKYVAGKNTKYYIERAGNFTNQADKKGTRLIKADGRVFSGGGTIGKRVELGDVLYVPIEIKKDRDWLKTISTTVSIIGGIATSVFIIDRL; this comes from the coding sequence ATGATGAAAAAGTTTCTAATTCTGCTGTTGCTGATAATAATCCTGGTGGCTGTCAGCTGGTTTCGGCCGGCATTTTGTGAGTCGCTGGATAATAAGAATCTGCAGAGTTATCTGCTTCAGAAAAATAATCAAACCGATACCGGTTATGTTACCCAAAATTTGTATGGGATACCTCCGGAGAATGCAATTCCGATCGATTCATCGATAGACAGCCTCACCTCCGGGCACAAGGAGAAAATAACTCGGCTGGAGCCGTTTGGATACAGCCTGTTTGCTTCACCTGCCGAACTCTTGCCGCCATCAGAGCTGGCGGCGGCCACCGATTATATTCTCGGTCCCGGTGATAATCTGATTATTTATATCTGGGGCCGGGTTGAAACCGAGTACAACCTTACCATTGATCGTCAGGGGAAGTTATTCATTCCCAAGGCGGGGGAAATTATCGCCTGGGGTATGAGTCTCGAGGATTTTCAGACCCGGGTCAGGCAGAAACTCGAAGGTGTTTATACCGATTTCAAGGTGTCGGTCTCTCTGGGTAAAATCCGATCCATTCGTGTATATCTAACCGGCGAGGTGAAGAAACCCGGCGCGTACACGGTCAGTTCTTTGACGACTCTATTCAACGCCCTTTACCTAGCCGGCGGCCCGAACCAGCGGGGTTCAATGCGCGAAATCAAACTTATTCGTAATAATCGGGTTGAGACTTCGGCAGACCTATACCAGTTTCTGCTCAAAGGTGACAGCCGGAGTGATATCCGCCTGTCTTCGGGAGATGCTGTATTTATTCCCGTTTCGGGACCGCGGGTGACTATCAAGGGTGAGATCAAGCGTCCCGCCATTTATGAATTGAAAGGTTCGGAGACCATCGGCGAGTTGATGGAACTGGCCGGAGGGCCGACTGCGGAGGCTTATCTCGACCGCCTTATGCTGGTCCGAATTTCGCCCGATGACGAGCGCCATGTTATTGATCTCAATCTTAACGATGCCATCGGAGAAGTTGATGATATCGAATTGATCGATGGTGATGATTTGACGATTTTTTCCATTTACGATATGAAACGCAATGTGGTGGCTGTGGCCGGGATGGTCAAACATCCGGGGCAGTTCGAAAGGACCGATTCGACTACCCTGCGATCGTTACTCGACCAGGCGGAATTGCTTCCGAGTGATGTTTACTTTGATCGCGCCAACCTTTTTCGCCGTTATGCCGACCGGCGGGTGGAAATCATCCCGATTGATTTGAAAGAAGTTATCGATGGTTCCATGGACTATCCCCTGTGTGATCTCGATTCCCTTCATATTTACAGTATCGATGAAGTGAAGCGGAAGGAATACGTTTCTATCGAAGGTGAAGTAAAAAAACCCGGACAATATCCTCTTTATGACAACATGACGGTTGAGGATTTGATTTTCATGGCCGGGAGTCTCAATAAGAACGCCAACCAGATTAATATCGAGCTGGCCCGGACCGACAGTCTTGGGGGTGTCTCGGCCATAAAAATCGATCTGACCGATCCTGGGATGCACCACTATCGGCTTTGCGAGGACGACCGGTTGTTTGTTCGAAAGATTCCCGAATGGTCGCACCAACTTACGGCAACCATTGATGGCGAAGTCATGTATCCCGGCCAGTATGCCCTTTTATCGAAAAATGAGACCCTCTATGATTTGATTCAAAGGGCCGGCGGATTTACCGAAAATGCCTTTCCGAAAGGAACCATTTTCACCCGAAATACGATTTCTCGTGATCTGGAACGCCAGAAACTCCCTGAAATTATTGCCCATACTCATCCGTTGCGCGAGGATTCTACCGGTAATATTCAAAGGGTGGAACTCGGCGTATTTCATCCCAATGATGTCAATCGGATTATAATCGATATTAATCAGATTATGAATTCCAATGGAAAACAGGGTAATCTGGTTCTGCAGAATGAAGATTATGTCTATGTTCCGGATATCCCGACCGGGGTTTCGGTTATGGGGGCGGTGGGCGCCAATGGAACCATCAAATATGTAGCCGGTAAAAACACTAAATATTATATCGAACGGGCGGGAAATTTCACCAACCAGGCGGATAAAAAAGGAACCCGGTTGATTAAGGCCGATGGACGGGTTTTTTCAGGGGGTGGTACTATCGGTAAAAGAGTCGAGCTTGGAGATGTTCTCTATGTCCCGATCGAAATCAAAAAGGACCGCGACTGGCTGAAAACCATATCCACGACAGTATCTATCATTGGAGGTATTGCTACCTCGGTATTTATAATCGATAGGCTTTAA
- the greA gene encoding transcription elongation factor GreA, protein MDHKPVYLSKEGLLRLEKELKELKTVERPKIISEIKRAMEMGDLSENAEYHAAKETQTHIERKIAELEDKLSRARSVDTTNIPSDKAYLFARVLVRDLDDDEEIEYTLAPPEETDIDNDVISIQSPIGKALLGKAVGDKIKVKVPVGEIAYEIMKISRD, encoded by the coding sequence ATGGATCATAAACCTGTTTACCTGTCAAAAGAGGGTTTGCTGAGACTGGAAAAAGAGCTAAAAGAGCTCAAAACAGTCGAGCGACCGAAAATCATTTCCGAGATCAAACGGGCGATGGAAATGGGCGATCTTTCTGAAAACGCCGAATACCATGCCGCCAAAGAAACCCAGACCCATATTGAGCGGAAAATCGCTGAGTTGGAAGATAAACTAAGTCGGGCCAGGTCGGTTGATACCACCAATATCCCGTCCGACAAAGCCTACCTTTTCGCCCGGGTGCTGGTTCGGGATCTCGATGATGATGAAGAAATTGAATATACCCTGGCGCCACCCGAAGAGACCGATATCGACAATGACGTCATCTCAATACAGTCTCCAATCGGAAAGGCCCTGCTGGGAAAAGCAGTTGGTGATAAAATCAAGGTTAAAGTGCCGGTCGGGGAAATAGCCTACGAAATAATGAAAATCTCGCGGGATTAA